A segment of the Lineus longissimus chromosome 11, tnLinLong1.2, whole genome shotgun sequence genome:
AAGAACCAAAACAGGAGCCAGGGCATATGGAATCACGGGTAGCCAAacctaaaaataaaaagtgtacAGACGCACTCCTGCCAAAAGCCATCGAAGTAGAGAGGAAGTTTGTCGTCACTGACGATTGCAAAGAAAAGCTGCTAGAATTGGGAGCAGAACTTTTTAAAACGTCAGAATTCACTGATGAGTATTTCGATGTCGAACAGTACACTTTGACAACTCATGATTTTTGGCTGCGAACTCGGGGCGGAAAGTTTGAACTAAAGTCTCCGGTTGTGAAAAACGATCTAAATACGCCTTCTTCGCAGTATCATGAACTTGACGAtgaagcggccatcttggaaaagatAGCGGGAGTCTTAGGGAAGGATCCTGGCACCATGTCCCTCCATGAATACCTAGCTGAGACCAAATGCTCCGTGTTTTCTTGCTACACGACCAAGCGGCTGAGTTACATGCTAGAAGACTTCGAGATTGTTCTGGACGAGATGGACTTTGGTTTTAGTATCGGCGAGATTGAACGAATGGTGGATTCCGAGTCGAAGATTTCCGAGGCTTTGGTGGCTATCGACAGTATGGCAGAGAAGCTAGGTGAGTCCATTGTAGGAACTGTAGTATTAGACTGATTGTTGGAAGTTTTCCATGAATAGTCACAGGAGCTaatttttgaagctaatggttgtacgtagagtgacaaaaCTTTTATGGTGAGTGTATCttataaggttaaatgacatatcatccaggtttttgatttgacctacttttcaaggtcacagaggtcaaagtccactaaatcaccgattggtggcacgtttcgtttctatttgagctagaaggttctgtacactcttcaataaccctgaaattcagtcaccTTTAttaccaaaatgctatacttagatggtaccggtaattttcttttgtgccattgagccaagatGAATaacattattcaatggaatcagaactggtgaaactagccagaaacttctccccatatccactgccaatgacatgcattacattacccgaggtgagcacaatggcccttggccgtttcatttttatgAAGAGACAGCACCACAAAGACAACATTGCCGCACTACACTGTGTCATTATATTCGACACAACCATGGCAAACCCCCAGCAATAATTTTATTACGAAAGGCGCAACTGTCATTTCCCACCTCAATAGAATCACAAATAGAATAAAAGAACACTTTTTCAAAGTTCCCTAGATCCGAAGGAGCTTTTCGATGGCCACAAATTTGTAATAAAAATGTCACATGAACTGTCACTTTATAGAAATTGTCAAGTGAAGTTTGTCACTTGACCGTGAGGGTACAGTCTTGAGCTCAAGtgaatttcaacaatgttgTTATTACTTTAGTTCACATCCCTCGTTGCATGCAGATACTTTGTGTCTGAAGTGCGTTCCAGTAGTGTAGTTTGCAAGTCTACATCCCATAAATGTACCTTCTCATGATACTTCATGACGACTGGAACTatcgacttgaaactttgtacatatgCAACATTTCAGTTCTAGCTGATTCTTGgtctggccaccagggggcaaaatgtaaaaacacaaaaaatgctCTATTTCATTTGTGAATGACCGGAATCTTACCAGATTTGAATGGTGTCTGTATCTAGTAAGGGTGCTTGATATGtattacaggtttttgatttgacctatttttaaCGGTTGCAGAGGTCCAGGTTTGCTGTCGTCGTCCATCATCCATTAGCAGGATATATTCTGTATGCTAGTATTTTGTGATTAATCAACATGCTAATGAAACATATCATGACTGTGTTGATatccaaaattttgaaaatacagaTATGACCATAAAATcttgtaaaaaatgtttttccttTTCTCGTCCATCTTTATCAAGCCGTCTGCAGAGATGATAAAAGTGGCACTATTAATTTGTCTGATCTGCATCTGGCGCCCTGTTGCCACTGACAACAAATTAGTTGGAAAAGTCTGATGACGCAAATTGCGAAAAAAGTTGCTCTGATAATTCCAAACAGCGACCTGGGCTACTTTGAATTCTGCAAGCTTGCCGGACAAGAGTCATTAGACTCGAAAAGTTACGAAATCAGTGCACATAAAACCAAATTCGCGTCCGTTAGAGACTCGAGGGAGAGATCGGCCATCTCATAAGGTGGTCACGGCGTATTTAAGACCACTGGTTATCTAACTTTATGCCCGTTCCGCGTAACATCTCGCCAGCGATATAATTGTaatataaatcaatcaaattgcAGTTTCTTCGCGGGGTAACGGCCGCGAATATGCAAATGTGTTCCTCCGAGACTTCTGCGACTCCGTAAACACTGATTTTTCAGTGTTGCGTAATTACTGGCCTGCGCATAGAAACTACCTACATGACGATCATGCCAAGTGAGTTCGTACTGTCTTATAAATTTATGACCTGCGTGGACTTGTGACACTGGCTCAGGCAGACAATTACTGCGTGGTCATTAGTGGAGCAAGAAAACGTTTCATCTTAATTCAAAATGGACTGAGGAGCTGGAAGATTTTATTACTTTTCGTCTCGGTTTTGTTACTAACTTTTAACTCGTCGGTTGCTTTTTGGTCGAGTTCATGTGATTAGCTAATGCCAAAAGGTTATTATTAGTCAGTTTGAACGAGTTCGATGTCTACTGAATTTAAACTGACCAAACTTTAATTCGTTTCAACTTGGTCTGACAGACCAGTGTAAAATGCATAGTTTCTTCTGAAATGTGAGATGGATCTGGTTACTTTAAGGTGATTTAACTTTGGTAGAAATGAACTTTCATTAGCTTTCTAGCCCAGAGCTTTTAGACCATCAGCGACGAGTTTAAAACTATTTGAAGTCCACACGTCCCAACAAGATTGAGAATGATGTTCAGCAATCTGATTACATCTTCACTTAAAGGCTCTAAGAAAGGGTGCACCAGACATAAGTAACGTTGCATACGGCTCGTGACAATGCATTGTGCTGTCACATCTGGAGCGCGTTTCAGACATATCTGTGTCACAAATCCCTTGAGCTTGGCTCATTGACT
Coding sequences within it:
- the LOC135495425 gene encoding thiamine-triphosphatase-like, translated to MTDTESVPVACDETQEPKQEPGHMESRVAKPKNKKCTDALLPKAIEVERKFVVTDDCKEKLLELGAELFKTSEFTDEYFDVEQYTLTTHDFWLRTRGGKFELKSPVVKNDLNTPSSQYHELDDEAAILEKIAGVLGKDPGTMSLHEYLAETKCSVFSCYTTKRLSYMLEDFEIVLDEMDFGFSIGEIERMVDSESKISEALVAIDSMAEKLGLIGRKKVPGKMRAYLKIKRPEHYRALVECDGMVESNA